TATGGAGCCTGTCTCAGCCTTCTCGACGTAGTCCGAGAATCCGTTTGAGGTTTCCATTTTTGTGCCTTTTGCCATCAGGCGTCCTTCGGCGTTATAAACGAGAGCCTCGAAGATTGCATAACCTTTATCAACGTCAATTGCAACTGGCCTGGTTTCAATTCCCCAATCAGGATGTTCTTGGCGAAACCAAACCAACCTTGAAGCTACCGGCAAGTATTCTTTGCCACCTTGTACTTTGATTAAATGTTTCTTTACGTCGAATGCCATCTCTACACTTACCTTTCTAACCACTTACACAAGCTTAAAATGCGAAATGATGCTAAAGAATCTATTGCTGATACCAATAATTATAGAGGTTTTGTGACTTTTATGCAACAGCAACAATTGTAAATAATTGACAACGAAAGCCAAGTAGTATCTATAGTAGCATGCTTTCTTACCCTTGGTTGACACCCTTTTCCAAGCATGTTAGAATATGACGCCTTGTAGGTAGCTCATTGAGGAAGCTTTATAAAACTCAAGGTGGGTGTGCAAAAAGCTGCTTGATGGGGCCTGGGATGTTTCATATTTGCGCAAAATTGGGTAATTCCTCCGCCGGAGGGACGGATAGATGCAATTTTTTGGCCTAAGAGGTTCAAGCTTGTGTTTCCTTAGCGAATCAAAATTCGCGCGAAAGGTTTTTCCGTGCATTGCCGCTGTCGCATTAATCTTTGCGATGGGCGTAACCGCGTCTACTCAAAGTGCAAGGCAATCTGTTTTGGTTTCGATTACATGTGATGGCCAAACTTGGGAATATGTCTCCTGCCGGGGAACGGTAGGAGAGATTCTCAAAGAAGCTGGCGTTGAGATTGGCAAAAAGGACCGTGTCATACCTAGCCTGAGCACGCCGGTAAAACATAGAATGGCAATCCAGGTCATTCGAATCGAAGAAAAAATTGTTGTTCAGCGTGAGCCTATTCCTTATAAGACTATAACGAAATTCAATCCTCACTCGCGCCTTGACCGCGTCGTACTTCAGAAGGGCGTTGCCGGAGAGAAAGAGGTAACCTACAAGGTTATTTACAAGAATGGAAAAAAAGTTTCAAGTGAAGTTATTGGTGCAAGGGTTCTTCAGAAGCCACGGAGCGAAGTTGTTTCCATATCGAGGGGCGCTTTGCTTGCATCACGTGGCGGGTTCGTCAGATGTCTCCGTATGCGCGCTACTGCCTATGCACCATATGCGTGTGGTGGCAGCAAAAGCGGGCGTACAGCATGTGGCATGAAGGCCGGAAAAGGTATTGTTGCGGTTGACCCGCGTGTGATTCGGTTGGGCACCAAGCTGTATGTCGAAGGATATGGTTATTGTGTGGCTGGGGATGTCGGCGGCGCGATAAAGGGCAATCGCATTGATCTTGGCTTCAATACATATCGAGAAGCTATTCGATTCGGCAGTCGGTGGGTTACCGTTTATATTTTAGAATAGCCACTGGGTTTACTTTCAACTGCAAATCGGAAGCAGGAACTTTACAAAGGCCATGAGCCACCGACTGATATGTGCTTTTATCTGCCATGCGCTCAATTGAATTGACGTCCCCAACCAGACTAAATGAGCTTTTTCGCCAACATGGCTTCTCCCCCAAGAAGCGATTTGGTCAGAAT
This is a stretch of genomic DNA from Armatimonadota bacterium. It encodes these proteins:
- a CDS encoding G5 domain-containing protein produces the protein MQFFGLRGSSLCFLSESKFARKVFPCIAAVALIFAMGVTASTQSARQSVLVSITCDGQTWEYVSCRGTVGEILKEAGVEIGKKDRVIPSLSTPVKHRMAIQVIRIEEKIVVQREPIPYKTITKFNPHSRLDRVVLQKGVAGEKEVTYKVIYKNGKKVSSEVIGARVLQKPRSEVVSISRGALLASRGGFVRCLRMRATAYAPYACGGSKSGRTACGMKAGKGIVAVDPRVIRLGTKLYVEGYGYCVAGDVGGAIKGNRIDLGFNTYREAIRFGSRWVTVYILE